A stretch of Myxococcus hansupus DNA encodes these proteins:
- a CDS encoding response regulator: protein MLLVDAEPGGQAALAAALAEAGFEVLLVSGALAALEALADGGMAPQMVIASVELPDGDGFSLCGQVRADPRTAHLPVVLLAKREEDFHRDLAGGVGADDYLAQPADARDVVALARLKAGRCTGDASFDANTEQLPLTDVSRALLAGVRSGRVVMSEGQGWFAFRHGLVVDAVFNGERGSLAFRRMLCFGGGDYALVLGPELHKGSFSMDRPYLCETVLQGLERFDALRARGLPLASRLTVDFARLAEVLASLPEDVGEVVRLFDGRRTLRAMLLECPFPEAVSYEASTRLFALGVLVPACLVEERERARCGATVPGFFEPEPSVEAVPVDAEGARAPAPRVDGAVEPFTLVGSTQPPVILDFPKKSPGVPSVAGGADVAVRSDDAGV from the coding sequence GTGCTGCTCGTGGATGCGGAGCCTGGTGGCCAGGCGGCACTGGCCGCGGCGTTGGCGGAGGCGGGTTTCGAGGTGCTGCTGGTGTCGGGCGCGCTGGCCGCGTTGGAGGCGCTGGCGGATGGGGGCATGGCGCCGCAGATGGTCATCGCCTCGGTGGAGTTGCCGGACGGTGATGGCTTCAGCCTCTGCGGTCAGGTCCGCGCGGATCCCCGGACGGCGCACCTGCCGGTGGTGTTGCTGGCGAAGCGCGAAGAGGACTTCCACCGGGACCTCGCGGGCGGGGTGGGTGCGGATGACTACCTGGCGCAGCCCGCGGACGCGCGGGACGTGGTGGCGCTCGCCCGGCTCAAGGCGGGCCGGTGCACGGGGGACGCGTCCTTCGACGCGAACACCGAACAGCTTCCGCTGACGGACGTGTCGCGCGCGTTGCTCGCGGGCGTTCGCTCGGGCCGCGTGGTGATGTCCGAGGGCCAGGGCTGGTTCGCCTTTCGGCACGGCCTGGTGGTGGATGCCGTCTTCAACGGCGAGCGCGGCAGCCTGGCCTTCCGGCGGATGCTCTGCTTCGGCGGCGGCGACTACGCGTTGGTGCTGGGCCCCGAGCTGCACAAGGGCTCGTTCTCCATGGACCGGCCCTACCTGTGTGAGACGGTGCTGCAGGGGCTGGAGCGTTTCGACGCGCTGCGTGCGCGAGGCCTGCCGCTGGCGTCGCGGCTGACGGTGGACTTCGCGCGCCTGGCGGAGGTGCTGGCCTCCCTGCCCGAGGACGTGGGCGAGGTGGTGCGCCTCTTCGATGGCCGCCGCACGCTGCGCGCCATGCTGCTGGAGTGCCCGTTCCCGGAGGCGGTGTCCTACGAGGCGTCGACGCGGCTGTTCGCGCTCGGCGTGCTCGTGCCGGCGTGCCTCGTGGAGGAGCGCGAGCGGGCCCGCTGCGGCGCGACGGTGCCGGGCTTCTTCGAGCCCGAGCCCTCCGTGGAGGCCGTGCCGGTGGATGCAGAGGGTGCCCGCGCACCCGCACCTCGTGTGGATGGTGCCGTCGAACCGTTCACGTTGGTGGGGAGCACGCAGCCGCCCGTCATCCTGGATTTTCCCAAGAAATCCCCAGGTGTTCCGAGCGTCGCGGGTGGGGCGGACGTGGCTGTCCGGTCCGACGACGCGGGCGTTTGA